The following proteins come from a genomic window of Myxococcales bacterium:
- a CDS encoding polyhydroxyalkanoate synthesis regulator DNA-binding domain-containing protein — MLVKKYSNRRLYDTESSRYITLEELAQKIQSGSDARVVDAKTGADLTQLTLTQIILESRRGALLLPVPLLLSLIRMKDDALTEFFGRYVTWALELYNHTKQGMKSATTMSPLASLAMQTNPLARLLFGGGPGLGFDAVVGPAVSAPAAPPPPPPPSNDDVADLRRELEELKSALRRPEVAAPRKAPRRRP, encoded by the coding sequence ATGCTCGTGAAGAAGTATTCGAACCGACGCCTCTACGACACCGAGTCGAGTCGCTACATCACGCTCGAAGAGCTCGCGCAGAAGATCCAATCGGGCTCCGACGCACGCGTGGTGGACGCCAAGACCGGCGCCGATCTGACGCAGCTTACGCTTACGCAAATCATCTTGGAGAGCCGCCGTGGCGCGCTGCTCTTGCCGGTGCCGCTCCTCCTTTCACTCATTCGGATGAAAGACGACGCATTGACCGAGTTTTTCGGTCGATACGTCACCTGGGCCCTCGAGCTCTACAACCACACGAAGCAGGGCATGAAGAGCGCGACGACGATGAGTCCGCTGGCGAGTCTGGCGATGCAGACCAACCCCTTGGCGCGCCTCCTCTTCGGCGGTGGCCCGGGCCTCGGCTTCGACGCGGTCGTGGGTCCAGCGGTGTCAGCGCCGGCTGCCCCGCCCCCGCCGCCTCCGCCCTCCAACGACGACGTAGCGGATTTGAGGCGCGAGCTGGAGGAGCTGAAGAGCGCGCTCCGCCGGCCCGAGGTCGCCGCGCCCCGAAAGGCACCGCGGCGCCGCCCCTAG